From the genome of Ignavibacteriales bacterium:
ATGCTCAGAATTGCACCGTCAGTACTAGCCGCCGATTTTTCCCGCCTAGGTGATCAAGTTCGACAGGCCGAGACAGGCGGCGCCGACTGGATACACCTTGATGTGATGGATGGTCGCTTCGTTCCTAACATCACTATTGGCCCGTTTATCGTTGAGGCAGTTCGCCGATCAACAACGCTCCCTCTCGACACGCATTTAATGATCGTTGACCCTGACAAGCATGTCGAGGCCTTCCGCAAAGCCGGATCCGACCACATTACGGTACACCAGGAAGGCTGCGCGCACCTGCACCGCACGATAGCGCATATCAAATCGCTCGGTGCCAAAGCCGGTGTCTCGATTAACCCTGCTACTCCGTGTTCAACGCTTGAGGAAATCATGGGGGACGTGGACCTTATCCTTATCATGTCCGTGAATCCAGGGTACGGCGGACAGGCATTTATCAAGGGAACATTGCGGAAACTACGTGAAACCAGCGATATGATCCGCGAGTCAGGCAGAGATATCAGGTTGGAAGTCGATGGCGGAATCGATCTAACCACCGGCCCTCTCGTCACCGAAGCCGGGGCCGACGTCCTTGTCGCCGGCACCTCAATCTTCCGTGCCCCGGACATCAAGAACGCAATCACAGATCTTCGCTCCGCCTGCCAGGCAGGTCCCAAGAAAAGGACCTGAAGCCCCCCGACCTTGTTCCTCACCGACCTATTCATTCTTCCAAAGCCCAGTCACGAATGTGGCTGGGCTTTTTCTTTGTGAAAAGGCTTGACTTGGAGGAAGCGGTACCTTATATTTGTAGGCAAGACCGCTATTTGATCTTATTTAGTAAAGCCAATCCCGTCTATTCCTAAATAACTACGGTTCTGATATGCTCGACGATATCGATCAAAAAATCCTCGAAATCATTCAGAAACAGGGGCGGATGAGAAGAAATGATCTCGCAGAACGCGTGGGTCTTTCGCTTCCGTCGGTCAGCGAGCGCCTCCGGAAACTGGAGGAGGCAGGCATCATTAGCGGCTACTTCGCCAAGTTGGACTATCAAATGCTCGGCAAAGACATTACTGCGTTTGTTCTCGCGACAGTAGACTCATCAAAGCACTACAACTCGTTTGTCGACCATATCAGCTCGGTGGACGACATCCTCGAGTGTCATGCCATAACGGGAGAGGGAACCCATCTTCTTAAAATCCGTACCGAAAACACCACCAGTCTGGAAAAACTTCTTGCGAAGATCCAATCCTGGTCAGGAGTCGTGAAAACGACAACGAGCGTTGTTCTGTCAACTCCAAAGGAAACGAGTGCCATCAAAATTCATCTAAACAAATAACAAAACATCTAACCCACTAGGAGTCTTATGGCCACAAAGGCAAAAGCGATCTCAGGCGTGGACAAGGTCTTGAAGATGATCAAGGACAATGGTGTCAGGATCATCGATCTGAAATTCACCGACCTGATAGGGCAATGGCAACACTTCTCAGTCACAGCCAGAGAGTTTTCCGGCGAGATCTTTGAACAAGGGATTGGCTTCGATGGATCCAGCATCCGGGGATTCCAGAAGATTCACGAGAGCGACATGCTGCTCTTTCCAGATCCTACATCAGCTTTCCTCGACCCGTTCAACACGGTGCCGACACTAAGCCTCGTTTGCGATATTGCTGATCCGATCACGCACGAGAGCTAT
Proteins encoded in this window:
- a CDS encoding Lrp/AsnC family transcriptional regulator; its protein translation is MLDDIDQKILEIIQKQGRMRRNDLAERVGLSLPSVSERLRKLEEAGIISGYFAKLDYQMLGKDITAFVLATVDSSKHYNSFVDHISSVDDILECHAITGEGTHLLKIRTENTTSLEKLLAKIQSWSGVVKTTTSVVLSTPKETSAIKIHLNK
- the rpe gene encoding ribulose-phosphate 3-epimerase, which gives rise to MLRIAPSVLAADFSRLGDQVRQAETGGADWIHLDVMDGRFVPNITIGPFIVEAVRRSTTLPLDTHLMIVDPDKHVEAFRKAGSDHITVHQEGCAHLHRTIAHIKSLGAKAGVSINPATPCSTLEEIMGDVDLILIMSVNPGYGGQAFIKGTLRKLRETSDMIRESGRDIRLEVDGGIDLTTGPLVTEAGADVLVAGTSIFRAPDIKNAITDLRSACQAGPKKRT